A region from the Rhodamnia argentea isolate NSW1041297 chromosome 7, ASM2092103v1, whole genome shotgun sequence genome encodes:
- the LOC115746868 gene encoding protein trichome birefringence-like 43 — MGVFGGAIFVVLSLLVIERAVTTLGHAKGEREETAETGSCDASAGTWVYDSSYPLYNSSQCPFLENQFKCLENGRHDAGYLKYRWKPAGGCDLPRFDGRGFLSRLRGKKLMFVGDSLSLNQWQSLTCMVHTAVPEAKYTSTTVDGLSNFSFPEYGVELMFFRDAFLVDIVSTSTGRALQLDSLQNAKLWEGTDVLVFNSWHWWLHVGRKQPWDYIQEGNKTYKDMDRLVAYEKALNTWAKWVDSRVDPSKTTVFYQGVSPDHANASDWGQPKADACLDQTRPLAVSRYPAGPHPAELVAEKVIRSMTFPVRLLNVTYLSQLRVDGHPSVYGFGGHRNMDCSHWCLAGVPDTWNLFLYQSLVAHKF, encoded by the exons atggggGTCTTTGGAGGTGCAATATTCGTTGTCCTTTCTCTACTTGTGATTGAACGAGCGGTTACAACGTTAGGACATGCTAAGGGAGAGAGGGAAGAAACTGCCGAGACCGGTTCCTGCGACGCCTCCGCAGGAACGTGGGTCTACGACAGTTCATACCCTCTCTATAACTCCTCCCAGTGTCCCTTCCTGGAGAACCAGTTCAAGTGCCTCGAGAACGGCAGGCACGACGCGGGTTACCTCAAGTACAGATGGAAGCCGGCCGGCGGCTGCGACTTGCCGAG GTTCGACGGCCGAGGCTTCTTGTCGAGATTGAGGGGGAAGAAGCTGATGTTTGTGGGGGACTCGCTGAGCTTGAATCAATGGCAATCCCTCACTTGCATGGTGCACACCGCCGTGCCTGAGGCCAAATACACTTCGACAACAGTCGATGGGCTTTCCAACTTCTCATTCCCG GAGTACGGAGTGGAGTTGATGTTCTTCCGAGACGCGTTCCTGGTGGACATTGTGAGCACGAGCACCGGGCGAGCTCTCCAGCTAGACTCTCTCCAGAACGCCAAGCTTTGGGAGGGCACAGACGTGTTGGTGTTCAACTCATGGCACTGGTGGCTTCACGTCGGGAGGAAACAACC ATGGGATTATATCCAAGAAGGGAATAAGACCTATAAGGACATGGATCGCTTGGTGGCTTACGAGAAAGCATTGAACACTTGGGCCAAATGGGTAGACTCCAGGGTCGACCCATCGAAAACGACGGTGTTCTATCAAGGAGTATCCCCGGACCACGCAAA CGCAAGCGACTGGGGTCAGCCGAAGGCCGATGCCTGCCTCGACCAGACGCGCCCGCTCGCCGTGTCGAGATACCCGGCTGGCCCGCACCCGGCGGAACTGGTGGCGGAGAAAGTGATAAGGTCGATGACGTTCCCTGTCCGTCTGCTCAACGTCACGTATCTCTCGCAGCTCAGAGTAGATGGACACCCATCGGTATACGGCTTTGGAGGGCATAGGAACATGGATTGCAGCCATTGGTGTCTTGCTGGAGTTCCTGATACCTGGAATTTGTTCCTTTATCAGTCCCTAGTAGCTCACAAATTTTGA